In Streptomyces canus, one DNA window encodes the following:
- a CDS encoding MFS transporter has translation MSLSRTFLDVRPLRASPVFRRLLFGRTVSTLGTFMTMVTVMFQVWDMTHSTIWSGAVGVAQAVPMVGVSLFAGAWVDRADRRRVYLTGTVGSAVCSLLLAVQGFAGHAPVVVVLLLVAAQTSFAALGAPAAGVFVPRLLPREQVAAGLALQQVTGQAMMLVGPAVAGVVLGWWGIGVCYLLDTLSFTMSFYGAYGLPALPPEGEKSRPGLHGVLDGLRFLTGHRVVRGALLTDLAATVLSMPVSLFPLVNEERFGGDPRTLGLFLSALAVGGVAATVFSGPVTRLARPGPVMLCASATWGAALALFGLATSAWAGLGFLALAGAADALAVLSRTTIVQTRTPDALLGRVTAAEMIVGQAGPHLGNLRGGLVAGWSSGVTALITGGLMCVAAVGYVGASTPELRAVPATDEA, from the coding sequence ATGAGCCTCAGCCGTACGTTCCTCGATGTACGGCCCCTGCGCGCCTCCCCGGTCTTCCGGCGGCTGCTGTTCGGGCGCACGGTGTCCACGCTCGGCACCTTCATGACCATGGTCACCGTCATGTTCCAGGTCTGGGACATGACCCACAGCACGATCTGGAGCGGCGCCGTCGGTGTCGCGCAGGCGGTGCCGATGGTCGGGGTCAGCCTGTTCGCGGGCGCCTGGGTCGACCGGGCCGACCGGCGCCGGGTCTACCTCACGGGCACCGTCGGCTCGGCGGTCTGCTCCCTGCTGCTGGCCGTGCAGGGCTTCGCGGGGCACGCGCCCGTGGTCGTCGTGCTGCTGCTGGTCGCGGCGCAGACCTCCTTCGCCGCACTCGGCGCGCCGGCCGCCGGCGTGTTCGTGCCGCGTCTGCTGCCCCGCGAGCAGGTGGCCGCCGGTCTCGCGCTCCAGCAGGTCACCGGCCAGGCGATGATGCTGGTCGGGCCGGCCGTCGCCGGGGTCGTGCTCGGCTGGTGGGGCATCGGCGTCTGCTACCTCCTGGACACCCTGAGCTTCACGATGTCCTTCTACGGCGCCTACGGTCTGCCCGCGCTGCCACCCGAGGGCGAGAAGTCCCGCCCCGGTCTGCACGGTGTCCTGGACGGGCTGCGCTTCCTGACCGGCCACCGGGTGGTGCGCGGCGCGCTGCTGACCGACCTGGCCGCCACCGTCCTGTCCATGCCGGTGAGCCTGTTCCCGCTGGTCAACGAGGAGCGCTTCGGCGGCGACCCGCGCACGCTCGGCCTGTTCCTGTCCGCGCTCGCGGTGGGCGGTGTCGCCGCGACGGTCTTCTCCGGCCCGGTCACCCGACTGGCCCGCCCCGGCCCGGTGATGCTGTGCGCGTCGGCGACCTGGGGCGCGGCCCTCGCGCTGTTCGGCCTGGCCACCAGTGCCTGGGCGGGCCTCGGCTTCCTGGCGCTGGCCGGCGCGGCGGACGCCCTCGCCGTCCTGTCCCGCACCACCATCGTCCAGACCCGCACCCCCGACGCCCTGCTCGGCCGGGTCACGGCCGCCGAGATGATCGTCGGCCAGGCGGGCCCGCACCTGGGCAACCTGCGCGGCGGCCTGGTCGCGGGCTGGAGCTCGGGCGTGACGGCGCTGATCACGGGCGGTCTCATGTGTGTGGCCGCGGTGGGCTATGTCGGGGCGAGCACACCCGAGTTGCGGGCGGTTCCGGCTACGGACGAGGCGTGA
- a CDS encoding sugar phosphate isomerase/epimerase family protein: MKLAFSTLGVPGLPLTDVLRLATTHGYHGVELRAHPEEPVHPGIGLAERADAVAEFKAAGVEVLGLAGYARVAAPGDDEPVVEEIHRLLDLARDLGAGFVRVFPGAASDQSREEADATAARRLGTAAEYAGDLDVRILLETHDSHRTGADAIRVLGPVGHRQVGSLWDVMHTWLGGEQPSETYAALGPYLGYVQVKDIASADDTTPVALGSGVLPLAECVEVLSRHGWDGWLCWEYEKRWYEAAAPLEELLGAGREHLARLLNDSA; this comes from the coding sequence ATGAAACTGGCGTTCTCCACCCTCGGTGTCCCCGGCCTCCCCCTCACCGACGTGCTGCGGCTCGCGACCACGCACGGCTATCACGGAGTAGAACTGCGCGCGCATCCGGAGGAGCCGGTGCACCCTGGTATCGGGCTCGCCGAACGGGCCGACGCGGTCGCCGAGTTCAAGGCGGCAGGCGTGGAGGTCCTCGGTCTCGCGGGGTACGCGCGTGTGGCGGCGCCCGGCGACGACGAACCCGTCGTGGAGGAGATCCACCGTCTCCTGGACCTCGCCCGCGACCTCGGCGCCGGCTTCGTACGCGTCTTCCCGGGCGCCGCCTCCGACCAGTCCCGCGAGGAGGCCGACGCCACGGCCGCCAGGCGGCTCGGTACGGCCGCGGAGTACGCCGGCGACCTCGACGTACGCATCCTCCTCGAAACCCATGACTCGCACCGCACCGGCGCCGACGCGATCCGCGTCCTCGGACCGGTCGGCCACCGTCAGGTCGGCTCGCTCTGGGACGTCATGCACACCTGGCTCGGCGGCGAACAGCCCTCCGAGACCTACGCGGCCCTCGGCCCGTACCTCGGATACGTCCAGGTCAAGGACATCGCGTCGGCCGACGACACCACCCCGGTCGCGCTCGGCTCCGGGGTCCTGCCGCTCGCGGAGTGCGTGGAGGTCCTCTCCCGGCACGGCTGGGACGGCTGGCTGTGCTGGGAGTACGAGAAGCGGTGGTACGAGGCGGCCGCGCCGCTGGAGGAGCTGCTGGGGGCGGGCCGCGAGCACCTGGCGCGGCTGCTGAACGACTCGGCGTAA
- a CDS encoding bifunctional helix-turn-helix transcriptional regulator/GNAT family N-acetyltransferase: protein MTVQDIRAFNRFYTNVIGALDYSRQLYAPYTLTESRVLYELAHSPRTDAADLRTELSLDAGYLSRILNKFEQDGLIERTTSARDPRRRRVALTARGRETAALLAERADESVGALLATVPSADRPRLSEAMRTVRTLLSDGRPPRREDVLLREPRPGDLGWIVARNAALYAAEYGFNADYEGLVARIVADFAEDHDPHLERVWIAELDGRPVGCVMCVRDEAPATARLRLLLVEPDARGLGIGDRLVAAVVDFARGVGYRDLVLWTNDVLAAARRVYQRHGFVLAAEKPHRSFGKDLNGQDWRLDLTGTGE, encoded by the coding sequence ATGACCGTTCAGGACATCCGCGCCTTCAACCGCTTCTACACCAACGTCATCGGGGCCCTCGACTACAGCCGCCAGCTCTACGCCCCGTACACCCTCACGGAGTCCCGTGTGCTCTACGAGCTCGCGCACTCGCCGCGCACCGACGCGGCCGATCTGCGCACCGAACTCTCGCTGGACGCAGGGTACTTGAGCCGGATTCTGAACAAGTTCGAGCAGGACGGACTGATCGAGCGCACGACCTCGGCCCGTGATCCGCGCCGGCGCCGGGTCGCGCTCACCGCGCGCGGCCGGGAGACCGCCGCGCTGCTCGCCGAGCGCGCCGACGAATCGGTGGGCGCGCTCCTCGCGACCGTCCCCTCCGCCGACCGGCCCCGGCTCTCCGAGGCGATGCGGACCGTCCGTACGCTCCTGTCCGACGGCCGCCCGCCCCGCCGCGAGGACGTCCTGCTGCGCGAGCCGCGACCCGGTGACCTCGGCTGGATCGTGGCCCGGAACGCGGCCCTCTACGCCGCCGAGTACGGCTTCAACGCCGACTACGAGGGACTGGTCGCGAGGATCGTCGCCGACTTCGCGGAGGATCACGATCCGCATCTGGAGCGGGTGTGGATCGCCGAGCTGGACGGTCGGCCGGTGGGATGCGTCATGTGCGTACGGGACGAGGCGCCCGCCACGGCCCGGCTGCGGCTGCTCCTCGTCGAGCCCGACGCGCGTGGACTCGGCATCGGGGACCGGCTGGTGGCGGCCGTCGTCGACTTCGCGCGCGGTGTCGGCTACCGGGACCTGGTCCTGTGGACCAACGACGTCCTGGCCGCCGCCCGCCGGGTCTACCAGCGGCACGGCTTCGTCCTCGCCGCCGAGAAACCCCACCGCTCCTTCGGCAAGGACCTGAACGGGCAGGACTGGCGACTGGACCTGACCGGCACGGGTGAGTGA
- a CDS encoding dihydrofolate reductase family protein, translating to MRIVVSEFISLDGVVQAPGGPEEDTDGGFAHGGWSHPYFDEEVLGPAFTEGMERAEALLYGRRTYLTMAGAWPERAGDPFTDRLNSLKKYVVTDTLGDSELTWNNTERIPGSEAVARIRALREREGGDLAMMGSPTLVRTLISEGLVDELQLIVMPVLLGGGKSIFPEDGGKRPFELVSTVTGKTGVQVCVYRPATEG from the coding sequence ATGCGCATCGTGGTCAGTGAGTTCATCAGTCTGGACGGCGTCGTGCAGGCGCCCGGCGGGCCCGAGGAGGACACCGACGGCGGGTTCGCGCACGGCGGCTGGTCGCACCCGTACTTCGACGAGGAGGTGCTCGGACCGGCGTTCACCGAGGGGATGGAGCGGGCCGAGGCGCTGCTGTACGGGCGGCGGACGTATCTGACGATGGCGGGGGCCTGGCCGGAGCGCGCCGGGGACCCGTTCACCGACCGGCTGAACTCCCTCAAGAAGTACGTCGTGACGGACACCCTCGGCGACTCAGAGCTGACCTGGAACAACACCGAGCGGATCCCGGGCTCCGAGGCCGTCGCGCGGATCCGTGCGCTGCGTGAGCGCGAGGGCGGTGACCTGGCGATGATGGGCAGCCCCACGCTCGTCCGCACGCTGATCAGCGAAGGGCTCGTCGACGAACTCCAGCTCATCGTGATGCCGGTCCTGCTCGGCGGAGGCAAGTCGATCTTCCCGGAGGACGGCGGGAAGCGGCCGTTCGAGCTGGTGTCCACGGTCACCGGGAAGACCGGCGTCCAGGTGTGCGTCTACCGGCCCGCTACCGAGGGGTAG
- a CDS encoding DinB family protein translates to MTAQDAATDLRLYLQDARDSLLLKIEGLSEYDVRRPLTPTGTNLLGLVKHLTGAEAIYFGETFGRPLPGAQPLWITGAAEPNADLWATPEETREEIVDGYRRACAHADETLDTLPLDTVGRVPWPPHSELTLHRILIHMIAESHRHVGHADVVRELVDGSVGQRAEGDNVAPGDGDWWEQYRNRVEEAARKASAAGN, encoded by the coding sequence ATGACCGCACAAGACGCCGCCACCGACCTTCGCCTCTACCTCCAGGACGCCCGCGACTCCCTGCTGCTGAAGATCGAGGGCCTCTCCGAGTACGACGTCCGCCGCCCCCTGACCCCGACCGGCACCAACCTCCTGGGACTGGTCAAGCACCTCACCGGTGCCGAGGCGATCTACTTCGGTGAGACCTTCGGCCGGCCGCTCCCCGGGGCCCAGCCGCTGTGGATCACCGGCGCCGCCGAACCGAACGCCGACCTGTGGGCGACCCCCGAGGAGACCCGCGAGGAGATCGTCGACGGCTACCGCCGGGCCTGCGCCCACGCGGACGAGACCCTCGACACTCTCCCCCTGGACACCGTGGGCCGCGTCCCCTGGCCCCCGCACTCCGAACTCACCCTCCACCGCATCCTGATCCACATGATCGCCGAGAGTCACCGCCACGTCGGCCACGCCGACGTCGTACGCGAACTCGTCGACGGGTCGGTGGGGCAGCGGGCGGAGGGGGACAACGTGGCGCCCGGGGACGGAGATTGGTGGGAGCAGTACCGGAACCGGGTGGAGGAAGCGGCGAGGAAGGCTTCCGCGGCGGGCAACTGA
- a CDS encoding LacI family DNA-binding transcriptional regulator, which translates to MTVTLADVAARAQVSPATVSRVLNGNYPVAATTRERVLRAVDELDYVLNGPASSLAAATSDLVGILVNDIADPFFGIMAGAIQSEIGGPGGRAGGERLGVVCNTGGSPERELTYLTLLQRQRAAAVVLTGGAVEDAPHKAAMSAKLRKLADAGTRIVLCGRPPAPETGAFALTFDNRGGGKELTEHLIGLGHRRLGYIAGPEERTTTRHRLEGHRAALEAHGITEDPRWTVHGRYDRRSGYEATLELLRRDPSLTAVVAANDSVALGACAALRDSGLRIPDDVSVAGFDDLPFSIDAVPALTTVRLPLAEAGARAGRIAMGREEPPPGGIATVRGELMVRGSSGAPRG; encoded by the coding sequence ATGACGGTGACCCTGGCGGACGTGGCGGCCCGCGCCCAGGTCTCCCCCGCGACGGTGTCGCGCGTGTTGAACGGGAACTACCCCGTGGCCGCGACCACGCGTGAGCGGGTGCTGCGGGCCGTGGACGAGCTGGACTACGTGCTCAACGGTCCCGCGAGCTCGCTCGCCGCCGCCACGTCGGATCTGGTCGGGATCCTCGTGAACGACATCGCGGACCCCTTCTTCGGGATCATGGCCGGTGCCATCCAGTCGGAGATCGGGGGGCCGGGCGGGCGCGCGGGCGGTGAGCGGCTCGGCGTCGTCTGCAACACGGGGGGCTCTCCGGAGCGGGAGCTGACGTATCTCACCCTGCTGCAGCGGCAGCGGGCGGCGGCGGTCGTCCTCACGGGTGGGGCGGTGGAGGACGCGCCACACAAGGCCGCGATGTCCGCCAAGCTGCGCAAGCTCGCTGACGCCGGGACGCGGATCGTGCTGTGCGGGCGGCCGCCGGCGCCGGAGACCGGGGCGTTCGCGCTGACCTTCGACAACCGGGGCGGGGGCAAGGAACTCACCGAGCACCTCATCGGGCTCGGACACCGGCGGCTCGGGTACATCGCGGGGCCGGAGGAGCGCACGACGACCCGGCACCGGCTGGAGGGACACCGGGCGGCGCTGGAGGCGCACGGGATCACCGAGGACCCGCGGTGGACCGTCCATGGCCGCTACGACCGGCGGTCCGGGTACGAGGCCACGCTGGAACTGCTGCGGCGGGACCCCTCGTTGACGGCTGTCGTGGCCGCGAACGACTCCGTCGCGCTGGGCGCGTGCGCGGCCCTGCGGGACTCCGGGCTGCGGATTCCGGACGACGTGTCCGTCGCCGGGTTCGACGACCTGCCGTTCAGCATCGACGCGGTGCCTGCCCTGACGACGGTGCGGTTGCCGTTGGCGGAGGCGGGGGCCCGGGCGGGGCGGATCGCGATGGGACGGGAGGAGCCGCCGCCCGGGGGGATCGCGACGGTTCGGGGGGAGCTGATGGTGCGGGGGTCGTCGGGGGCGCCTCGGGGCTGA